The DNA region AAAATCTTAATAGGCTTATTTATAAATTAGGCCCAAAGGcccaaaccaaaaacattgtCATCAAGAGTTTTCTAGGGCAACATGACTCTGTATCATATGATATAAATACCTCTCTGCAGACCTAAATCCTAATAACAATCTCTATTTCGTAGGGTTCTTGAATGTTGTTAATCGGTTTTCTATTTATTGGATCTGGTTTTGTCAATGTTATTATGCtttgattttgtgaaaaaaagaCCTCGGGGTTTTTAATCGGGCAAGAGAGAGTAACGGTGTCTCTGAGTCCTTAATAAACCGGCGAGGGAAACTAATCTGGCCGAGATATATCGTTTCAGTCGTTCTTTTTTGGTTAACGATCTGATTGTTGCTTGTCCAcatctgagtttttttttttcctttttttgatcTAATTTggttttggcaaaaaaaaattttaaagtttaatggGGATGaagaattttattatttcttcaCTTTGATCCGACTGGGTAATTTTATTATCCGTGTGGACAAATAATTCAGTTGACTGACGCATTCGCAAAtaagttttttacttttgtattGAAATTTCTTAACTTTAACTCGGGATTTGGATATTGGATGAATTGTATATGTTTGCTTTATTAGTCGATAAAATTAAATCAGTTGAGATTTCTAATATAAGCTATTGGACAAAGGATGCATGATGAGAAAAAGCGAACTTAAAGGTGTAAACTTTAATTggtaaacacacaaaacaatatCATAAAAATGATGCGACTTCAATCAGTAAGTTATCGAATGAAAAAATTGATACTAATCGATATGTTGATCTTACAAAAACTAATGTGAGTTCGAAAATAGATGTATTTGGACAGATTAGTTCGACTATATAACTTGCTAAAACCAATGGCTAGCGTGAATTTTGCAGTGAAATTATATCCATATATCAGTGTTTTCGTATTTAGGGTTCAAGTGAATTCGAAAGATGAAATATAGCTGTCTTCTTGTAGAAGTCTGATAaaaagacaatatatatataattttaaatataaatttactcTTTTAAAGacgtttaccaaaaaaaaaagagaattttgatGGGCCTCTGGTGTTATGTTATATGGAAGGCCCAATCCAAATCAGAGATACACTCCTTTTCTTTGGGACGGCCCATCTGGAAGTCCTTGTTGCAATATATCCAGAGACAGTGAAAGAGAATCTCAAATTTCTTATACTAATGATTCATTCAACAGTACTTACTTCGATACGTTATTAGCTATTATCACTTTTCTAAAAGTCATAATAATGTGTTGTTACGTAGTAACAGTGACAAGCCTAAAAGAAGAGGATGCTATACAAACAACTCAAAGACGTTGCGTTGAGATTTTACTACCAAGTCTTACTGATAACAGAACCTCTCAAACACGCCTCAGTTGCAATGACATCTTTCCTCTGACTGTCTgacactttttaatttttattagtatgACGATGACAACTCTGACATCACCACAgtgattttaatgaaaagtaaaaaaaaaaaaacatcagtaatttttgaatattatcGCAAATGCGAAATTGTTAAATGTTCGACTATTAAGATGTACAGGATATGGATTTTTGGTCACTGTTTTGATCATTCATACAATTGGGATACTCTTTAGATTTCTTTCTTAGATTAGTAGACTAGAAAACGTAGTTTAGTTTTGAACCAAACCATATCAGAACTTATACTTTATTATACTTAACTTATTTCGTTTAGTTCAAACAAACATACTTGCCATTGAGAACTGTGTTTAAAGTGTTACACCGAGACCAGAGCCATTATGTCTCctgtttctattttcttttgtcaaacccAATGCTAAAAAATCCGCATTTCTAGGATTTAGTTCCCTCGTTTTGTCTAAAAagttgaattattatttatttattttatcgtGGTTACAAACCATTACCCAAGAGACAAGAATGATGATCACATCACCTTTTCTTAGAGGTAATTTTAAGCTTTTGCATCGGATTTTCAAACTGTATAGGTCAAGTTAACTACGTACCTTGTAAAATGCGGCAAATGATAAATTATCCCTCCTACGATCCAGCAGCAACAACGTCAATACACGTTTTAAAACCTCGCATTGTtcaaaagttgattttttcttttatatgttttgttagAATTGGATTCGAGGAAATTAAAACGaggaaagaaaataattgtacGTAGAAAGATAAGGCAAAGGGGGTCCAGTATTATTCTCCAAGTTGCATGAAATcccaaacaaccaaaaaacaccatatatataaaattagaacCATGATTACCTAAACAaatattctctctgtttcaaatagattgatgttttgatcgtttatacaattgatgttctgaatatttttaataaaattttgttttaataattatcgATGTTGTAGAATATATAGAGTGGGAAAGtgggaaaataaaaaagtattagaaaaataaataatgaaaggtcataaataaaataaagaaatcatcagaaaacaaaattaattaattctttttattttaatatgtgtgtaaaatcctaaacatcaaacaGAATAGATGTTTAActgaaatttagaaaaataattaaaaaaattagatactAAATAATATCCAGCtgaaaaacataataaaagttTGGAGAAGTTCACAAATACTTTATAGTATACCAGCCCCTTCTGCTTTgagaatttatatataatacgaTCTGATAAGAACGGAAGTCTAACCCAACTCGATCGACACGTCTAACGAAATGTTCTAAAAgtgatgatctttttttttataatattccATTTCAACATAGCATCAGTATTCCGAGGTATGAAAGTTTTTAGTGTTTAGACTTTAACGCTTTGGTGAAAGAGATCAGTTTGAGTGATCCGTAAAGGGCAAAATTGTACAGACAAATAATGTGACAACAACAATTCATGGGTAGCATATAAATGGCTGTGGTGGTGGGCAGCACAAAATATGGTCTTTGGACcggaaataatattatttagtatttacagaTACTGTATTATATTGTAAAAGCCTctctcaaaattcaaaagtaatCTTATTAAAGATTGATCAGTTACACATGTCTAACTAATAGCTAGTAACGAGGAAATACGTAACAATTCTACTTTGTAGTGTTCTCAACAAAATACGTAATTTAAATCTTTGACGATAATAAGTGATGCaaagtttgattattttaatttgtggtCACACGACTCACACCTTAATAGTTAATGGGGCTGCATAAGCGTAATAAATACGTACGATTATACTAATCAAAATGTTATAATACAATGATACTGTTGTCGcattataaacacaaattaaatgaTTCCACTGGAAAACTTTGGGGTAATCTAACAACATGTTGCCCTAGAGATATCATATCATCCACGTGAATAAATTCACAAATatgaatagaagaaaaaaaacatttttagctttttatttcattaaatattGTAAGCCATTTTATAGGCAAAAAATTTCTTATCCccaaacaccaaaaactttCTCACCAATGAAACTCACAAATCTCCTTACGGTCCCCTTCTCCTCGTCCTCCTCCGTCTCTTGACGAGCATCTCCGCCACAAAACTCCTCCGTTGGTTCCAAACCGCCTTTggaaccaccaccatcacccAACTTACTTGAACACGGACACGAATTCACAACTGACTCACCGGGTCGACTCGGAATCTCCGAATCATCCGTACCAAGGCTAGAGCTAGCAAGAAGCGAAGAGGAAGACTTCACAGGACGCTTTCTCCGATCTTTCTTACCACTCacgttcttctttttgttgttggtcttcttcttctccaagctaTCTTCGAAAGCGTCGACGATTTCGTGAATAAGCTGACGACTCGGTGACTTGTCCCATCTGACCCAATAACTCGTGTAGCAGCTGAAACAGTCACAGTTAAAGAGAGGCGAGTGATTGTCGAAATGAGCTTTCTTGTGGGCTTTGGTCTTATTCAGACGAGAGGTAGGGTTTCGTTCGCCGGAGTAAGAAGCGGTTGATATGAGATAGGCCAAAACTTCACGGTCTTCCGGAGAGAGAACTGCCGCTAGTGAGAAGATAGCGACCGGAAGAAGAGAATAAAGGTGGTCGTCGGATTTTATCTGCGGCGGCGGCGATGGGTGTACGGTTCCTTCTCTGTAGAGCTTCTTCATATTGTAGTTTTctatggaagagagagagaatgaaagaaagagagagacttgtGTAAGAAGATGTTATCGAGACTTTAAATACCGAAAGGTTTTATTAGGTTTTGTCTGTTTCGGTATTGTTTTATAGTTATTGTTCTCTTGTCTTAAAAATCAACCGCCTAAACGTTTGTTTAATTGGTAAAACTAGGTTTAAGGCTAAACCACTCGACCATTTGGATTTTCATCAAATTGGTTAAAAGAATTAGACAGTAAAATGTTattaagatttatatatattttctattatcttTAGACCAATTGATCAACTCAGACGGCTGgcttaaaaacattttattaaagttAGTCATCCACCTTTAGATTCTTTTTACTCATTTCGATTAACGCTTATCAAAAGTTCGAACATTGATTATTTATATGTGAAATGAACCTATAAACTAGATACAATcgataaacaaaacaaaaaaaaaatcgatctaCTTCCATGTGGGAAATTCACATCAAATGTTTGAAAAGccgaaacaaacaaacaaaaactacttaataaaaattaaatgtttgtgTGTTGTAAACCGtgtttttaatttacaattttgtgtATTTCACGTCATCATAtacatttgtttttggaaacataTACAGTTCATTAGTTTCacgaaatttgtttgttttcaacttttaaaatgCTTATTACTTTGTTGACAGGAAAATGTTTGCTCATAGTTACAACGCTATATCGTCCAACACTATATCGTCCAACACTTGTTTAGTATATCATTTGCATATTAGCATATACCAATGatattcaaataaatttatagtttttagtttCCAATGTTGATGTATAGTGGTGCATGGTGCTTGCTTGCAGTCCGTCACTACAGTTAGTAGAGTGtggtaaaaatgaaaaatattaatatgattgCAATTTCCAACAGGGTTATTTACTAGTTCTCGGCGAACGGGTCGAACCGAACAACTCGACCCGAGAAACCCGACGAATTCGGTTCTCGGCATCGAATATAGACAGGAGCTGCAACCGATCGGCGAGAATGTTTTGCAATTTTGGAAGTCGGGTCGGATCAGATCGGTAATCGGATACCGATCGGTTTTACCTAAACCGAGATTATGTTTGGTTCTCTATATAAAGCTAATGAGTTACTAACCTTATCTAATAATCGTGCCTATTTGTTTCTCCGCCTCCGTCTCTTGTTAAAGCGAGCAAAGTTCTCATTTTCCCGACATAATTAAATAGTCAGTAAGCAAAGATCATCtcgtttcttctccttcatcaattcttcatcttctacaATCTCTTTTACTTTCTGAAACCTCTGTTGTTGTGAAAGACTTGGGTTTCAATCCATagaagagaatttgttagaggtaaagctcttcttctttctccttaatCGTTTCttcgtttgtttcttttctgtATAATTTCTTTCTTAGTCTTTATCAGCTCAGATTTTGAAGTTTAAACCCTTAATCCTAAAATTCTCCAAATCGATTTGGAGAAttttagggttaagggtttaaacttcaaaatctgaaattaaGATGACTTAATCTGGGTTTTGTGCTTTGTTTACTGTTCTTATTTGTTTATGTGTATCTATTAGTATTAGTACTAGTATCTATTGTAGCATTTTAGGTTTTAAGGATTGTTTTCAAACTTCCAAATGAGAGTTGATCGATTCTTCTTatggttttgtaatttgtttatgCTCCTTGTATTGTGTAGCTGTATAAGTGTAGCAATTTAGTGTTAGGGTTTATTTTAGAGTTTCTAAACTTCAAAATCAGAGATATGTCAAATGTTTTGTACTTTGATTATTGTCGTGTCTTGTATGTGTATTATATAGACAACTATTAACTATTATTGTCATTACTCTTTGCCATGAGGTACTTTGATTACTCTTTGCCACGACAACACAAGACtaatacaaaaacaacacaactaTAATACACATACAAAACCATTATTGTCGTGTCTTGTATGTGTATTAtagttgtgttgtttttgtattaGTCTTGTGTTGACTGTTATgtcttgtttttgtattattctTGTGTTGCTTGTTATGTCTTTGTCTATTATATTTGTGATAACCCAGTTTTGTGTAACTTTTGTAGATGTCTGAAGAACACCATGAGAAAGACCCGCTGCTTGAACCTGAGGTTACTGAAGAGGTTGAAACTGGAAAGACGCGTAAAGCACCAGCATCTGCTTCTGCTAAGCCACCAAGACCACATAAGAAGTATTCTAAAAGATCAATTGTATGACAGCATTTTCTGCAAAGGGATGACGAACCCACAAAGAGCTACCGTAAGTATTGTGGTCAAGAGATGAATTGCGATTCAAAAACCATTGGCACTAGTCCGATGTTAGGCCACTTAAAAATCTGCAAGCAGTACAAGGATTATGATGACAAGAAAAAACAGAAGGTTCTAAGTGGTGATGGTGCTGGGAATTTGAAGGTAATCAAGTTTGATCCACTGGTATTTAGAAGATCAGTTAATGAGATAATTGTGGTAAATGAGTTGCCATTCTCCTTTGTCGAATCTGAGGGCTGGAAACGCTTTTGTTCGAATGTCTTGCCTCTCTAAAAGACATTTTCGAGAAGGACTTGTACACGAGATATAGTTGGACTTTATCTGCAAGAGAAAGCTGCTTTGAAGAATCTGTTTGGGGTTGAGAAACAACGGGTTTCTCTGACTACGGACATATGGACAAGTCCTGTAACCTCTTACAACTACATGGTGATCACAGCTCATTGGATCAATGCTCAGTGGGAAATGCAGAAGAGGATTCTCAGCTTTAAGATCATCACAGACCACAAAGGCGACACCATTGCAGGACAACTAATGGATTGCTTAGAAGAATAGGGTATTGAGAAGGTTTTTACAGTGACAGTTGATAATGCAAAGAGTAATGACAAGGCGCTGGATGTTTTTAAAGATGAGTTAAGGCTGAGAGGAGGAGAAGCATTAGTTACAGATGGGGATTTCTTACATATGCGTTGCTGTGCACACATTCTGAATTTGATTGTTGGAGATGGTTTGAAAGAGTCAATTCCGAGTATTGTTGCCATCAGAAATGCAATCAAGTATGTGAGATCATCTTTTTCTAGGCTTAGGTCTTTTGTAATGAGGTGTGAAACAGGAAAAGTCAATAGAGGTAGCTTGCCATTAGATGTTATCACACGCTGGAACTCGACTTATCTTATGTTAAATTCTGCTTTGAAGCTGAGAGTTGCGTTTGAGAAGATGGCGGCTGAAGACAAACTCTATTGTGATTATTTTGAGGAAAtagaggagaagacaaagaaaaagagagttggACCACCTGCTGATTCTGATTGGGAGGAAGTTTGAAGATTGGTGAAGTTTCTGAAAATCTTCTACAAGTGTACTTTGACCTTCTCAGCTTCAAAGTCAGTCACTTCTACACTATGTTATAGTGAAATTGTGGACATCGAGAGGAGTCTCATTGCTAAGTGTGGCAGCTCCGATGAAAAGATCAGAAAGCAAGCTCATATCATGAGAGATAAGTTCGAGAAATACTGGGATGGATTGCATAACATGAATCCTCTAGTGATTATGGCAAGTGTTTTTGATCCTCGCAATAAGTTGAAGTTTGCTTCCCTCTGCTTCGATCAGCTATATGGTAAGGACACCATAGAGAGTAAGCACCTTAATTCTTCAATAGAATTGGCAATGAAAAAGTTGTATGAAGATTACAGTTCCAGGCTGAGCCAAGCAGTATACAACGAAGCTCCTACAATGTTTGACCCGCCTGTCATGTGTGACCTGTCGGATGATGAAGATTGTGAACGGATGGACACACTTTACAATCAGATGGTTGACTTAAGGAGAACAAAAGATGGTTGCAGTGAGTTGCAGATTTATTTGTCTAAAAAAACCGAGGTAAGAGCTGAAAATAGTTTGGGGTTGCCTTATGATGTTTTGAGCTAGTGGAGGTGCAATAGCTTGAAGTTTCCGATCTTGTCAGAACTTGCTAGAGATGTTCTATCAGTTCAAGTCTCATCAGTGGCTTCTGAGTCTGCTTTTAGTACAAGTGGTCGAGTGTTGGACCCTTATAGGAGTTCTTTAACTCCTTACATGGTTGAGGTGTTGATATGCACCCAACAATGGTTAAGGTGTTCATATAAATCAGAAGTACAGATAGCAAACTTGGTGCAAATGTTGGAAGAAGTTGAGTTTCTTGAATCTCTTGGTAAGTAAAATTAAGTCTCAtgtattctgatttttttgctttataaaactcttatataCTTATGATTCTGTTTCCTTGTGTAGATGAAAGGAATTCAGCGGCAGCTCCAACATGATTCATCATAATGGGAGTTTGGtatgttttctttacttttcccTTGCATAGTTAAGGTTTAGTTTATTAAGGTTTGAACTGTTAAGAGTGTAAATCAAAACCTTACCAAGCTTAACTACCTAAGTCTCTACTCTTGTTTGAGTTATGTCTTTATCAGATTCGCTAACTCTTTGTtatggttttcaaattttcatgatGCGTAGGTAGGTAGAGGCTGCGTCTTTTGACTACTTTTTGATGCCGATAAGCAAAGCCTAATTAACAACGGACTGGGATACTACTGACTTTCATCTAAGCTGCTCTTTTGACTACTTCTGGATGTGGAGTTGCATGCTTATGTGTAACGACTAACGTGTTTGATGGTTCTATAATGATTTTTTGGTACAATGCTAGCTTAAACTTGATGCAATGCTAGCTTATCAGCTTATGTAATGGTCTCTAATGATTTTTTGGTACTTTGCTAGCTTACATATGATGTAAAGCTAGCTTATCATAATGGTCTGTAATGGTTCCCAGATGTAAGACAAGGAATTGTCAAGTATTTGTACTTGTTTTGGCTCTTTTATTAGGTAATTTCGGGTGGAATTAACCGAAATTTGAAATGTTTCGGTTAATTTCggaagacaaataaaaatcgGTAACCGACCCGTATAAACCGAGTACCGACCGACCCGAACCGAAATCTGGTTCGGTTAAATTCGGTTAAATTTTTTCAAACCCAAAATTACCTCAAAACCGAAAAACCCAACTTCACCGTTTGCCCAGGACTATTATTTACGGTGTGATTGGCAAGACACTCAAGTGTGTACCTTAACCTTTTCATCATTCaattagcttttaaaaataaagtttggagGAAAGAGTTGCAAATGCTTATCAAGCTTTTCATCATCCAATTAACTTTTATAACTAAGAAACTCACCACACTGCAATAATTtgtcaaaaggaaacaaacatcGAAGACAGATTGAGTGAGATGTTAATGAAATAAGTTGGTCTCTTCCACTCACGATATTTGTTATAGTTAAGAAGAACTTAAGCATACtgtttttgtagttttattagtagtaccaaaaggaaacaaatatttcagttttttcaCGCAATAAATCGCAAGTAGTCTCCTGCTCTCTTAATTTCGGGAATCTGATAGAGCCGGGCCAATAACGGGCCGAAAGTTAAAAGCCCCATTAATAAAGGTTgcctaaacaaaataatataggCCACTACAACTTAAAATAAGTTGGTAGccaaacaaaaactttataAGATAATTGCTGCTCTAAACCCCctcaaaacttatatatattttcaaaaataataaaagaacacTTAAACATTAACTCATAGAGCCTATACTTTATTTAAGAATAATTACAACCCCAATCCACTGTCGTTGAAAGCCACCGTAAGCTGGCCAACCTTCAAACCACTCCTCTTACTCTCCCACTCCTTAAAACTATTAAAAGCTGTCGTCTTAACCAATTCTTCAAACCCTACGCGCAGTCCACAGTCACAGCTCTTAACCTTACTCACCACTTCGTTAGAGGTTCGTTTATAGTGACCGAACCACTTGGCTTGCATATAACCGTTCCTTCTCCATGGCGGCACGTAAATCTCTGCTCGCTTCATTGATCGACTGATCTCAAAGCTCATGATCCTCACAAGCTGTTTTAGCTCCTCAGGTGTTCCCACAAAGACACGTGGTATATGAGCTAAGAGGGAGAGGTATCTTGTCGTTGGCCGAGCAATCTCGAACTCTCCGGCCAGATTAGTCTCGACGATGTAACGGTTCTCATCTCCTCCCTTAACGTCGACGTATTCGTACTTTCCGGCTGTGTTCTTACCAAATTTCACCCACCGGGACTTGCACAGACCTGGTCACATAGATTCATCATTTCACTTCAGTATATTTGCACATTTTAATCCAAAACATGTACATATAAAAGAAATGTGAATATTACAACATCATATAAGATTAAAATTCACATACGATTACATATTGTTCTTAAACCAATcttatattgatatatttttggataaaatccCATTTTCATATGCTACTTAAAGTGTTAAGATACGACATTTACATCTATATCCTAATGTATTGTGGCTTGTTCTACATGTCACCGTATGCTATGTTGTGTATTACTATCCTGGAAAGTCGTCATACGAATAAAATGACTAACCAACCTCAAAGCTCAAATGTGCTACTCTATTGACAAAAGCAGTGTACAGTCTCAAGACCAAATTTAGTTCTTAATCATGTTTTGTAATCACGCTTCCAAACCAAACATTCCTTTCGAAAagcttaattttgttttcgatAGTTCaatctttaacaaaatttaaatataataaaatcaagtGACCAAAACTTCAAGAGCTTAGCTAGGTCTAGAAGAGTCAACAACTATATCTCAAACTGATTTGAGATATCAACAAAATTAACCAATCCCTCAGAAtcaaatatatacaaatgtaaATTCATAGAAAGATCATTGTTACCTGCATCAAACCCTTTGCCACGTAGATAACCCATAAAGTGACGTTTCTCTCCGACAACGAACCGACTAGCATTCACCGCCACATCCATTATTCTCTGCCGTTCTTCGC from Camelina sativa cultivar DH55 chromosome 3, Cs, whole genome shotgun sequence includes:
- the LOC104770865 gene encoding uncharacterized protein LOC104770865, with the protein product MKKLYREGTVHPSPPPQIKSDDHLYSLLPVAIFSLAAVLSPEDREVLAYLISTASYSGERNPTSRLNKTKAHKKAHFDNHSPLFNCDCFSCYTSYWVRWDKSPSRQLIHEIVDAFEDSLEKKKTNNKKKNVSGKKDRRKRPVKSSSSLLASSSLGTDDSEIPSRPGESVVNSCPCSSKLGDGGGSKGGLEPTEEFCGGDARQETEEDEEKGTVRRFVSFIGEKVFGVWG
- the LOC104770875 gene encoding uncharacterized protein LOC104770875; protein product: MVEIVGRFMRTAASFDVAAARARLPCGSSSGSDHSPDDTADLWDMVESFIDREVEEASSKEVPEEEDDKLDEDYEDVRERLREILENHGGEERQRIMDVAVNASRFVVGEKRHFMGYLRGKGFDAGLCKSRWVKFGKNTAGKYEYVDVKGGDENRYIVETNLAGEFEIARPTTRYLSLLAHIPRVFVGTPEELKQLVRIMSFEISRSMKRAEIYVPPWRRNGYMQAKWFGHYKRTSNEVVSKVKSCDCGLRVGFEELVKTTAFNSFKEWESKRSGLKVGQLTVAFNDSGLGL